The DNA window aaaagcgtcagGCTACAGTCAGTCGACGAGCAGATCAAttataaaggataaagtgagaataacggagcatgtgaaaggccctgcctcgatgaaagctacaattattacgaagcaaagcagtggtttaattattggaatagatacatttcttaagtgttttatatgcatagaaaggtaaaatatactatatactaagacaaacgtttgactgacgctaaataacaccgaatgtacttgttccgacttacgtacaaatgtgacttaaagacagactctgGAACGGAACTTattcgtaacccagggactgcgtGTACTAATATAAATACCACCAATAATGCAAAGGTAATATAACTACCAATCAGACTAATGTAGCAACTTGAAGAGGAATCTGTACCTGGGGATGTTGCCATTTCCTGCTGTCTTTCCCCCTCTCTATAATGTTTAGGAGAAGTTGCTCAAGGAGTCATATAGAACAAAGAATACTACAGCACCGTACAGAGGCCCTTTGACCTatgatgttgtgttgaccttataacctactcttaagattaatctaacccttccctccatttttctatcatctatgtgcatCTACGTTATCGAATTCATCATGTAGAATCTCTGCAGCGGGTCCAGCAGGTGGTGCACACTACAGCCACACTCTACTGGAGATACTGAATGTTTAAGGTGTATGGTGGAATGGTAATTTGTCCCAAGTGGTGTTGAACCTATTGAGTATTGTAGGAGTTGCACACATGCAGACAAATGCAGGGTATTCCCCCACATTCCTGACTCGTGCCATATAGATGATGAAAGGGCTCtggggagactggaagtgaataaCTTGCCACAGAACATTTAGTCTCTGCTCTATTCTTGTGGGCGTGTTTAGCTGGTCCCATTAAGTTTCAGGTGATATAAAAGAGATCAGTGATGCAGAGGTGCTCAGCAACAATAATATTTAATTATCTGCTGCTGCTTTCAATGAAATAATGCACGAGCTGTGCCCAAAACTCAATCATCTTTATCATATGTTAAGAATATTGGCGGAATATCCAGTTACTCACCTATGCAAAACAAATATCTTGCCTTTGTTTGGATCACTTTTAAAGTTCTTTGCAGTCAACAGAGCCAAATCCCTGAGCAGACTCAAGTTATTcttcagatttaaaaaaaaggcatTGTGAATATTCTATCTGAGAGCTAAATTCTTCCCAAGATTGCTCAAACTAATATAATATAGTTACGTACATGCCAGAGTCTAGTATCTGGTGGCAGTTACAGAATACCTGGTTTATCTATAAGTATGAATTAGGGTATTATATTAAAAGGTTTTCTACTAGTAAAAACACTTGTGCAGATCTTCAAACCCAGATTTCTGAAGCATGTAGCATTAGGCCTCAGAATAAGCCTGTTTATTAAATGTAAATTTGTGTAAAATTTTAAGATTTCTGAATCTAAATACTAGAAGTCCCTATTCATAACACTATGGGAGGTAGAGTGCTTTCCCCAGAAGGAATAAAATAACAAGAACACAGCTCATCACTACCTTCGCAACAGCAATTGAGGATGTCTAAAATTGTTGATCTTGACAACACTCATGTTGAATAAATGAACTAAAATCAAATTGACATTTGTATACAAATCCCTCTATTGGCATGCTAATATGACACCAAGAAGAAAAATTATATCAAATACAAGGAATTCATGAGTTAACATTGTTTGCGATAGGACATGAAAATGGAAATGATTGCATAAATTTAGTAACCATTCAGGAAGTACATTGGAACTAATTGTTTGACATTAAAACTAAAGGTTCAATGTAATCATGTGGCACTCAGAGCTGGACGCAGATGGGATATAATTTTCAGCTGAACTACCTTGGAGCTTGGAGGTAAAATGTACAAGGATTTGACAAAAGAATGTTTCTACTTCTTCCTAAGCAACAgaatttgtattttattttccttcttcaATAAATCCTACCATTTCATATAACACAATACTGTCAGAACGAATTAAAAACACTCAATTGAGGTAAAAATCTATAAAGTTGCAGATGATATATAAAGAATGTCCACTTGAAGTCCTTTTCTGTCAAATCCACCAACATCATGTTGTAATATGCAAGGATTAGGCCAGAAATGACTTCGATATTAATCAAGTGTTTTGCTATTaacttttttttctatttataaGATGGTATTAGTCCCATTTATTTTATACGGTTTAAACACTGTGAAATAATAGCATTGCTACTCTTCAATTTATTTTGGAAGTGGATTATATATGATCACATTCTAAACAAACTATTCCTACAATTCAAAAATGATAaaactaaataaaaaataatataatTTTCTGAGACGGCACTACAGCTAAAAAAACTTCCGACACAAAACTCTACCCCCCGCACCCCCCAAAGATCTTCGAAAATTTTCTCATTATTTCATTTTGCTTTTTGGATACATAACGGCAAACTAAAGTCCTGAATTGGAAACATACGCAATCAGACTGAAGTTTCTGCAATACCTTTTGAAGCAATTTAACTGATTTTTGCAGTCTGTCCACAGCTTCAACGTGTTGCCCTGGTCCATTTCTGCAAAGTTATGTGAAAATAATTCACATCAAACAGCCAGTACTCTGTAGTAATTTTACACACAATAAATATCACACATTTTGAACAGCCTAACTTGTACTTTTTATACTTTCATATGATACTGAAATGGTACACAATGACTGAAATAGGTTTCTCCCTTTCAACACAATTCCTAAACAATTATAATTTAAGAAGCTTTTGATTTATGGGCTAGAAGCCTGTTCCTGAATCTAGAGATTTGTTGTTCTCATTCCAGCAGTTCTTGACGTATGGCTTTAACAGTCACCTTTGAAAGGAGCTACAGCCCAGAAAACACTCAAAGAAATTAGAGTGCTGCTGCTGCAGCTTTAAGGTTTTGTTTCTGTTGTAAATTTAAAGTTCTCTAATATCATAACAACATAAAGTGAGAAAGGTACTTCTAACACAACTTCAGGAAAAGTTGTGCTGCAGTAAAGAGTCATATGCCATCAGAAAGTAATCACAAAAGATTATAGCTCGAGATCATTCTCCTGAAAACCTGCCTAGTACAGCAAAAGCTATTTACTCAGATTTCTCATTCTCAACAAAATCAAAGATGTTCTGCCTTTTAATCAGTTTTTACTGATTAACTATAAGCTGAAATCATATATTCAAATCCCATTATAATATTGCCAGTCCATAAGCTGACAACCAAATACAAAATGGCTTAAAATTACTACATATGATTGGTATTTTTACAATGATACAGTTTTAAAAAATGAGTATATACAGAAATAGACCTGTAAAGTGCAAaagtcaatgtaaatttattttaCATTGTGACCTACTGGGAAGAATAAAGAATATTCCACTTACTTGAGAAGCGATGTCAATGCCTTTTCCACTGTCAAACTTTTCTCTGCATACTTTAGCACTCTGTTCCCGACCAGGAAAAgcaaatttatttttttcttcttaccTTTTTCTATCCCCAAAATTTTAATAGCCTGAATAATGAACCAACACAAAATTAAAGTTTGATTATAATAGGATCAACAACAATAGCATTAATTCTGTCTGGCTAGCTAAGCATtttctgcagtattttgtttttgaAAAACAAAtactgtgcaggaaggcacagagtcgactgtacttcctaagaaggttggcgtcattcaatgtctgtagtgagatgctgaagatgttctataggtcagttgtggagagcgccctcttctttgtggtggcgtgttggggaggaagtattaagaagagggacgcctcacgtcttaataagctggtaaggaaggcgggctctgtcgtgggcaaagtactggagggtttaacatcggtagctgagcgaagggcgctgagtaggctacggtcaattatggataactctgaacatcctctacatagcaccatccagagacagagaagcagtttcagcgacaggttattatcgatgcaatgctcctcagacaggatgaagaggtcaatactccccaatgccattaggctttacaattctaccgccaggacttaagaactttttaaaagctattattaatgctttttgagatagtgatttagatgcatatcatatttttttactgagttaagtattgtatgtaattagttttgctacaacaagtgtatgggacattggaaaaaagttgaatttccccatggggatgaataaagtatctatctatctatctatctactcatgTGATCTGTAGATGTTATCAGTTGAGCGGAGTCACTAACTCTGGAGGAACAGTGATTGAGGAGTAAGGCACTGCATTATAGCATTAGATTAGATTCAGTCACAAATGATAAGAGAGGAAGCCTGACAAAAAGCTCAATCCGGCAAAAGTAAGTCTACAAAATATCAAAGACTACATATAAATTGTTCAATTCACTTGGTTATGCTAAAATGGCATGAATAACATACCATATAGCTGTCAATAcgagtgaaaaataaatgtactgtaCACAATCTGGCTACAGTCAGACCAACCAGACCAGGCCCATGTGTAAATTAAGTCAGGTTTTAACCTTACACCCAAGAATATATCTAATTGAGGTTTCCACTTAGCTTGAGCATTGACATTTTAATGTGTCCGTGTACACAGAAAATCAATCACAATTTCAGAAAAGCACCAATGAACAATTGCTCATTTATGCTGTGGGATCAGTATTGATCTGATCTTAATTCCCAGTACTTTCAAACAGTTGAGGGGCAAAATTTTTATGACTGAAGACTAAAGACTCTTGAAAACTTGCGGCTGAAATTAACTTTCTCTTGGTAAGCTAGCACAACAGAAGCTGTTTACGGGTTGAAATCATGCACCTTAATGTGATGAAAATTGCACTTCATTACCCAGTGTAAAACTACTTCAAAGCACCTGAACCATGTTCATGAGTTCTCTGCTTTCAAGCAATAAATTAACTCCATCATAACTCCAACATTTACTATAAACAAATTAAAATCTTTTACTCACCTGTAGGTGACTGAGATTTGATACATGTGTTCCACAACACATATTTTCATCAATTCCTACAATATCAATAATTCGCACCGGACCCACATGATCATCTGGTAGACCCTGACTAGCCTGGAAAGCAAACATTATTaacagaaatttttttaaaaactgaagtgCTCTGTAAACATTTTGACCATGACAGATCGTTAATACATTGCACATTGACACTACAGGACTTAAACTCTAGTTTCAGAAGTAAAACGCTCACTCTCGAGATGAGCATGACAACTGCTCAGCTGCTTTCCATTGAAAAAGTGTTTCTGTACATTTTACAAAACAGAACATTATTCAACTTACTGGAAGTGAAAGTCATACTTAAACAGAAAATAATAGGAGTAGGACATCTGGTCCAACAAGCCTGACCGCCATTCAGCATTATCTTAGTTGATCTGCACCaatacaatataaatgctatTGGCTAACATTTGCAAGGAATATGGCATTCCAGTCTTGATGTAACAAATTGCTACTAAATACCCTTCCAGGCACAACCAATTAACGAAGCACTTCATTAGAATTTGTTCACAAGCCATTAATTCAGCAACCAGACCTTGCAGCCAGACAACCACAAGTGGCAAGAGGCTCGGCAGCACAACACCTCATCTTACAGGAGAAATATAAACTAACATTAGAAATGCAACCAATCTACAATGACTCAACCACTGGGATACAATCCTGAAGGAGTTGATGCTGTGCCATGGTTTTATGGAATTGGACCCCCAAAGCTTAAAATGTTacctgaggaatttaaatttgtctGCTTTTAaaggatttttttaaaagattATAAATACAGACACCAACATGCACTTCCTCAATGTGTTTGACTATATGATTGGAGTGAGGGTAGTGGAAAGAAACACCCACATCAATCTGTGGCCTGCCTTACAGGCCTGTCATACATATACTGCAATCATTATATCTGTATATTTTTGACAAGTTTTCTTTGCGCATTCTGTTTTACATTAATGAATTTCCCTTTTAGTAACTACTTGAACTCAAAAAGTTGTGAATTTCCACTGCTATCAAGTGGCATGGTGCATTGAGTTAGTGTCCACCATTGTACTCCAATGGCAGACTTTGGTAACATGGGTGTGCCCTCAATAATAAACTAACTTGGTGTCCTCCTTGTTCACACAACACTTCTAAATCAGTACCTTATATAGCCTCAGTGTGCTACTGACAGAGGGCCCTTAGTTATTACCCACCTGATATTCTTCTAGTGTAACATCAAGCCATATACCATGAAAGACCACAGGTGCAATTTCCAAGACGTGGATAGATTATAATTCTGACTGAATGCAGTAATTGAGAACAATACTTGGGTGTAGCACAAAAACTGATAGACTTGGCAAGGAAAGAGAAAATAAGGGTTTTCATTCCAGGtcatcaacaatttctcctttttgCAAAGTTCAAACAGAGTTCAGGATCACATTTTTGTACGATTCCTCACGTCAGGTGCACTCAAACATAAGAGTGAGAGTAACCCTTGGCTTGGCCTACTGAAGGAATAGGCTCCTGAGAATAACTATAAACTTACATTTAAAATAAAGTTTGCTTGTCAATACATTTTAAGATATAAATTGTAGTATTCCAGCTATAATTCCTAGCAGTCATTTAAAATGGTCACAAGTTGTGAGTCTTCCCTCATACACTgaaattccagagaaaacaaacaaaGTTTGTCCAAGCTCATACCctcttctaatccaggcagcactctTTTGTACCccttccaaagcctccacatccttcctacaatgggaCAACCAGATTTGCACAGAATACTCTagatgcagcctaaccaaagttttatacagctgcaacatgacttcccgaCTCTAGTACTCTATGCCTCAACTAATGAAGGTAAGCACAACACATGCCTTCTTATTACACTATCTACTTGTGTGACAACTTAAACCCAAagtactttccccttacattagaccttccaaagtgtactaccTCACTTGCTCAAATTGAACTCCCATCTGCCATCCCTCCACTCATATCTGTAATTGATatatattgttacgaatgtgccacaactctgaggggccgaagggtacaaagtagccccctccttcttgagaatcgcaagatcgctattaattcgggtctgggacccaggaaatgagagagaatcctcaaggttttggaatgtgtcctggcctcagcaagacaaagccacggataacggctattgtctcttggagacggaattgtgtattgagtactgtactattcattgaagtcctcaggggatgaccagagtgggctggttgagggattgcatcatcccaaactgattgacatctgagaccccgtgagtaaggataaaagagggtctggggaacaacccctgtagacacaccaggagaaacgtatgagaccggtggggacttgtgtgtgtgtgcccatccttgcccggatgtcAAGTCCTCCATGGAACGGCCTCGccaaaggacgaatacggatcaagattggataaaggaaagccggcaagtttctaaaaatctctctctctccaacaaaaggctgcagcctgcatgaactgagtgacttttatttttccatcggacaatacattatcccctagacaacgatagagctatttcttattattattatacccgcacttttagatttagtattgatgacgtatattatctgtatgtttgcattgatattatttttgtgcatttttactaataaatactgttaaaaatagtaccatcagacttcaacggacctctctatctttgctggtaagtgacccagttacggggttcataacaatatACTGCTAAATCCTTTGACAGCCCTCTACCCCATTCACAACTCCATCAATCTTTGCATTGTCTGCAAACCTACTCACCCACTTATCTACATTctttatccaagtcatttatatacatcaaaaCAGAGGTAACAGCgccaatccctgtggaacaccactggtcacggaCTTCCAGCCAGAATAATGGCCTTCCACTACTACCTTCTGTCCTCTATAAGGAAGCCAATACTGTGGAACCCATACATCTTCACCTTCCTGACCAGCCTACCTTGAGGGAAGTTGTCAAATGACTCGCTAAAATCCATATATGTAAATATCTACTTCTTACACTCCTCAATCACCTTTATTACCTCTTCACAAACTCAATCAAGTTTATAAGACATGATGTGCCCTACACAGTCATGCTATCCCAAATCATGTTTTTTCTGACTGTACGTAAATCCTATTCAAAATCAAAATTCATCTGCAACTACAGGAcacaatttggcccatcaagtctataccAGCACTTGGACCAGTCTTaccaatcccattctcccacttTCCTTCCTGTAACTTTTTCCTCTCACACATGCCCAATTCTCTTACCATACAAACACGCTCAGTAAGCAATTCACCTAAATGATACgttgtttattttaatatattGCTATGCTTCTGCAAACTTTAGTGCAGTagaagaaatttaaaaaattatgtaTCTGTCGCACAGAAATTTAACATGGTGTATATTACCTTAAGGTCTGTCCTGAAATTGACTCAGCAAGCACAAAATTATAGACATCCCTACTCTTCCAAAAGGTACTGTAGGTGAAGAATATCACTTACCCAAGATCTAAGCAGACATGGAATTAAAACTGCAATTAGGAGCCTGCGTAACAGCAAGGATTGAACTGGACATGGCATAGGGAAAGCAAGCAAGAAACAATGAAAACAGAACTCTCAATCATTTACCTGTTTTATTTCAGGATCATCCACAGGTATGACTCGTACATTGACAGGAATGTGCTCTCTTATTTTCTCATTTACTGTCTTCTCCAAAGCTTGAACCTGCTCATCCGTCATAGAAGGCGTGTCCAGTTCAATGAAACAGCGCTGTTGACCCAGCTCCCTGCAAAACAAAGATTACAGAATTGTTTCCTCACATTTTCCTGCAATGGAGAATGCTGTTTGCACAGGAGAATTCTGTCAACCAATTATATATAAATTGAAGGAACCTGGACCAATTCTCAACTGAGGGAGAAGCAGCATCACAGAAAAGGCAAGCAGATTCATAAAGCAAATACATTGTCCAAACATCCGCCTGAAAGCATCAGACAGAGATTTTTCCAGAGTTTTATTCACCCCAGTCTTTGGGTttctcattattattttcctccttttagaatcagaatccaaatcaggtttataatcactgaaatatgttgtgaaatgtatttTTTTTGGCAGCAGCATAATGCAAGACAAAAAAAACTGTAAGttacaattttaaaaaactgCAAAAAGAGAGTTAAATagcgaggtagtgctcatggaccattcagaaatccgatagcAGAGGGGCTATTTCTAAAACATTGCATGTGTATCTTCAGGTAATGTGAAGAGAGCTTGTCCAGGATAGAGGGTGCTtcatgacggatgctgcttttttgagtcatttgaaggtgtcctcaatggtggggagggttgtgcccatgatggagctggctgagtctacaactctcaGAAGCGTTTTCCAATCCTATGCATTGGAGCCTCAATATcacacagtgatgcaaccagtcagaatgctcgccatggtacatttgtagaaatttgctagagtctttggtaacTTACCAAGTCTCCTCAGCCTCCTAATGAAGTAAAACCGCTGGCGTGCCCTCTTCGAAACTGCATCAATATATTTGGACCAGGATAGTGAGTTAGTTAACGAGATGAGTGTGGGAACCAAAGGCCCTTCCAGCGAAGAGTGGTGTCAAAGTTTCAAAGCATTGATAAAGCACGCAAGAGGATGGGCCTTACACTCAACACTTCCTTTGCAAGGCAAAAGTCCCCTACCAACCTGTCCCTGTTGTACTACATTGCCCTCCTCATTAACTATTAACCAGATGGTTCTGTAAACACCAGGATTACTTAAGTAATCCTTACCTCACAGTTTCAGAGACATTCTCttcttttaaaataaaatcactccctcccccactcttttaTGCATCTTAAAACTAACATGTTGCATcatttttccagttctgaagaagggtcttcaaTGTGAATCAGTAACCATTTCTCCATCCATAAAGATGCTTGGCCTTTgcagtatttccaacattttagtTTTAATTCAAAATATAGGTTTGTTTCCTAAACCCTTATACCAGCCGCCTTATAAAGATAGCTGGTATGGGATGACGACTGGAAAATACAATAGATTTGTCTGGATATCCCACAAACCACAACATTACCCATCATTTAGGCAAGAAAAGTAAACTTTAAAAATACAGGTTCGTTACGCATTTAGAATGCTTCAGTCCTTAGGACTCTAGGTAACAAACAGAAGCCCCAATGATTAATAGTATTTACCTCAGGAGAAAAGACCTCAAAATCTATAAATGAAGAATGGTATTAATCAGGTTTAGGAAAGTCTGTCACTGAACAAAAATAGAGATAGATTTAAACAGAATGCAAAGGCGGCACGGGCCATACAGACCATCAGTCCCTGCCAGACGTGTATGGCCCACCCTCAATACTGCTTTATCTAAGCCACCTACATATCCCTCCTCATTTGTTTATCCATCTTCCCCTTAAATCCATTTATTCTTCTTATTTCAACAAAACTTGTAGTAATGCGTTGAATATTTTAACCACACTAGCAAGTTTCTTCTAAATTACCTAGTGAAATTATTAATGAGTATCTCATTTATTATTAATAGTAAAACTACAGGGACTGtgtgcccttaaggcatttatttagctttattacattttcactttaaataattcatttgtaactattttctagttaaagttaaaggttgataactacgttgcagttgttgaaggtaaattcattatctgtgatgtttcacggcatgtgatgacgtcacacccagtttcgccgcgtcttgtgggcaGTTCCAGTTTTGGAGGatcgggaaggtgggggcttgcgTGTGCAGGAAGaaactaagaaacatcatagaagcaacgccataagttcatacgacaatcgatatgttgaagtaacaatgttaacgctgattctgttaaatgaTTGATGAGTGACAGTTgatgaggtttattttcttgtgctttgAAAGCATTGCTGGAAAGTTTGTATTGGAGTCTATCTAAAGCTGTTGATGGCGTAggcagattctgactgtatgttgtactttaatgagactttaatgtaatatagtttgttgtagttttacttttacaagtatttatgatgcaaatgtgatgccaagaaggaaactgtatatattttgtattattttatcaacagctttcaccatacgttaatgtggaagagcgAACAGtgaacggttaatcttactgcgatcctgtcttcattgactccggtttaacTTGGTGCTTAGTCAGAGTTTCAACACACTACACGAGAACACTACAGGGACAATTCATAGCCAAGATTGAAGAACAGAAAAATTACCACCATGCCAATGGAACTCAGGGTGCTTTCTCAGAATTTAAATTGTATCTTTAAAAAGGGATCTGTATCAACTTCTTCTGAGGAATTAAAGCCGGAATTATTAGTCACATGGCTTGATTTTACTCAAATGAAGCTGAAGGaacaaagcaattcctcaaaatAGGGGAGCAACAAATGACACGAGAAGGGTGGCTAGCATAGATTCAGACACTGGCAGTATTTTGATAAAAACTGAGTGGGTTTTCTTCATGCCAGTCTCAAATAAAGATATATTAAATGATAAGCCATATAAATGAGAGGAAGAAATTAGAAGAGATCAGGAACAATTAGCGTTTATCAGTTTGTGCTTACCATGAGGTTGTATTGAAACCAAACATTGACTCTGCTATGGCTGAAATTAAATGTTGCCCTGAAACGAAATCCAATAAAAGATGCATAATTATAGATATTTGTTAATCATAATTTAGTAAAGTGACAAAGTTAAGATAAAACATTAAATGTCACATTTGCTCAGTAATCAAAAGTTAAGTACTGTTACTTGAGAAATAAGTTCTAAAAACTTTAGTGAGAAGCCTTCAAGATGCAGGTGCGATCAACCTGCATAAGACCTCCATTACAAATCTGCTAAAGTTCCCAGAACCTCCTCCTGAACCTGTGATTTCAAATATTTCAGAAAACTCTAATCTATTAAAAAAAGACTGAGTGATTAAATTGGGGCCAAAGCCACGATTCCCAGATAGATCCCTAACAGCCCTCACAATCATACTTGAGGGAACGGAAGAAAAACAATTTgcttgaggaattcagcaggtcaagcagcacttGTGGAAAGAAATTCGACATTTGGGTTCAGACCCTGCTTCAGGACCAGGTTCTTGACACAAGGTGGCAATAGTTCCTTTCCctttacagatgctgctcaacttgctgaattcctccagcagtttatcttTTGACCAAGCTCTGCAGCCTCCTGTGCCTTGATCAGAGACAAGCAAACAGAATGAGGAAATAAGGGTCAGGGTAGGCCTGGAAAATTGGGTCTCAAAAGAAGGCTGGCACATTCCCTTTTGGAGTTCCCTTAAACTAGCAATGCTATACTGGaacaacacaaagtgctggaggaactcaacagggcaggcagcttctatgaataaacagttgatgttttgggccaagattcttcatcaggactggaaaagaagggggagaagccagaataaggtgggaggaggagaggaagaagtacaaggtgtagatgataggtgaaactgggagtggtGGAAGGCGGGTGGGCGGGGATGAGATGatgtgagaagttgggaggtgataggtggaagaggctgaagaaggaggaatctgataggagaagacagtggaccatgggagaaagggaagtaaggtggtcaccagagggaggtgattggcaggtgaggagaagtggggaatggggaatagaaaaagggaggagagggagggaggagaaattAACAGAAGTTGAAGAAATctacattcatgccatcaggttggaggctacccaaatggagtacgaagtgttgcttctccaacctgagagtggcttcattagGACTGTAAAggtggccatggaccaacatggcagaatgggaatggggactaGAAATAAAATGGTTAATATACTGAACTCCTGAGAAGCCATTTTTGAAATACGAGTGCTCACAGGACTCAGCATGACTAGAGTTGTTCAACTGGAATCTAGCCAGAATCATGAAGCAATTAGTTTCTCAGGTTgttcagcttttttttaaagaCAACCACCATAATACACACTACCTTTTCCAAATATATGATCTGAGCAGAACTTTTTCTGCACTTGTGTCTCTCAGGCAGCAGGGCTGTGTTTCCAATATAACATATCAGGCTATAAATCTCTTCCTTGAAATATAAGGCTCCTTCACCAGAAAATATGGAATTGTTAAACACCTACAAATGAACTGAATTGAAGACTAAACAGAAATCCTACTGAAATATTATTAATTAGTAAGCAATCAAAATATGGAAAATGGCATCAGCTATATTGAAAATTCATTC is part of the Hemitrygon akajei chromosome 18, sHemAka1.3, whole genome shotgun sequence genome and encodes:
- the aarsd1 gene encoding alanyl-tRNA editing protein Aarsd1 produces the protein MVFQCQKQSYLKEFETTVESCTPAELNTILNGKKETLKGFNVILEDTLLFPEGGGQPDDRGFINDIPVLRVTRQGAKAIHFVQSPLEPLSKVQLKVNWERRFDHMQQHSGQHLISAIAESMFGFNTTSWELGQQRCFIELDTPSMTDEQVQALEKTVNEKIREHIPVNVRVIPVDDPEIKQASQGLPDDHVGPVRIIDIVGIDENMCCGTHVSNLSHLQAIKILGIEKGKKKKINLLFLVGNRVLKYAEKSLTVEKALTSLLKNGPGQHVEAVDRLQKSVKLLQKNNLSLLRDLALLTAKNFKSDPNKGKIFVLHRKEGDSEFMNIIANEIVTEVILLFLTVGDEKGAGLFLLAGQVDAVEALGAKVAGILDGKGAGKQGRYQGKANKMSKRPEVEALLQQYVLMKGKKEE